Proteins from a genomic interval of Desulfurobacterium sp. TC5-1:
- a CDS encoding HPr-rel-A system PqqD family peptide chaperone encodes MNKLNRLAISEEGFIFDPETGNSFTVNKTGLFILNLLKEGKDVEDIVEALTEEFEVDREEATRDVTDFIEQLRLLGLAGREGEENV; translated from the coding sequence ATGAATAAACTGAATAGACTGGCTATAAGCGAGGAGGGTTTCATCTTTGACCCAGAAACGGGGAACAGTTTCACAGTTAATAAAACGGGATTGTTTATTCTCAACTTGCTTAAAGAGGGTAAAGATGTTGAGGATATTGTTGAGGCTCTGACTGAGGAATTTGAAGTTGACAGGGAAGAGGCGACGAGAGATGTTACTGATTTTATTGAGCAATTGAGACTTTTAGGACTTGCAGGTCGAGAGGGAGAAGAAAATGTGTAA
- a CDS encoding DUF2202 domain-containing protein: protein MRKLITVLLSGVVLAGNLFSCATVSAATNATVLPGIGPAYVASLPKQPLSKQEIKDLLHMREEEKLARDVYTALYEMWQMPVFRNIARSEQRHMDMLKFLIDRYNLEDPVARTGDKLGKFENKKLQRLYTKLVKQGSKSLIDALEVGATIEDLDIKDLQDALKRTDNRDIATVYENLMKGSRNHMRAFTAILRRYGIEYKPKFITPAEYRAIVGSKHEAGVVYGDNGRSVAAYQTITVSGRVTKVYQRPGYGNKRVIWWVVEVKTPNGKEEIAVAPIWLYPSLDIVPGDTIEVAGYVPPFWRFRNIKGLMACTIKNPKRGVTYKIRNCNRLNRKFKLQNR, encoded by the coding sequence ATGAGAAAGTTAATAACGGTTCTACTGTCTGGAGTAGTTCTTGCGGGAAATCTATTTTCATGTGCAACAGTTAGCGCTGCAACAAATGCGACTGTTTTACCGGGGATAGGCCCTGCCTACGTGGCATCACTTCCAAAACAGCCTCTCAGTAAGCAGGAGATTAAAGACCTTCTTCATATGAGAGAGGAGGAAAAATTAGCAAGGGACGTTTACACAGCTCTTTATGAAATGTGGCAGATGCCGGTTTTCAGAAACATTGCCCGTTCAGAGCAGAGACACATGGATATGCTTAAGTTTTTGATTGATAGGTACAACCTTGAGGATCCTGTTGCAAGGACGGGAGATAAACTTGGGAAATTTGAGAATAAGAAACTTCAGAGACTTTATACAAAACTTGTGAAACAGGGTAGTAAGTCCCTTATAGATGCCCTTGAAGTTGGTGCGACTATAGAAGACCTTGATATAAAAGATCTTCAGGATGCTCTAAAAAGGACTGATAACAGGGACATTGCGACTGTTTATGAAAATCTTATGAAAGGTTCGAGAAATCACATGAGGGCTTTTACGGCCATACTGAGAAGGTACGGTATAGAATATAAACCTAAGTTTATAACGCCTGCTGAATACAGAGCTATTGTCGGTTCAAAGCACGAGGCAGGCGTTGTTTATGGAGATAACGGAAGAAGTGTTGCTGCTTATCAAACAATAACCGTAAGTGGAAGGGTTACGAAAGTTTACCAGCGTCCAGGTTATGGTAACAAAAGGGTTATATGGTGGGTAGTTGAAGTGAAAACACCAAATGGTAAGGAAGAGATAGCGGTTGCACCTATATGGCTTTACCCTTCCCTTGATATTGTTCCCGGTGATACGATAGAGGTTGCCGGCTACGTGCCTCCGTTCTGGAGGTTTAGAAACATAAAAGGTCTAATGGCCTGCACTATCAAAAATCCAAAAAGAGGAGTAACATATAAGATAAGGAATTGTAACAGGCTTAACAGAAAATTTAAATTGCAGAACCGATAA
- a CDS encoding DUF4405 domain-containing protein, which translates to MKKKSAKSCNSRVFVSLFLFYTLVVLIISSVVLYIMPYGRVAYWSGWRLLGLSKDQWEAVHVISGIGIVILAVWHTILNWKPLKNYLVKRESLVSAMVVVICTAATIAGLPPFSTIINIEQGIKKSWERRLPAAPLPHAELMTLKELCLKDDIPLQTVLSVLHQNGISASPDETLKEIAENNHLTPAMVYNLIKRAVRRTYTTGMRVGFGRMTLKEACLMNGLTVDECMEKLQKKGIVALPDETLRSIAAKNGVLPRDIAAMISQ; encoded by the coding sequence ATGAAAAAGAAGTCCGCTAAATCTTGCAATTCACGTGTTTTTGTAAGTCTCTTTCTTTTTTACACTTTGGTGGTTCTGATAATAAGTAGCGTCGTTCTTTACATAATGCCCTACGGGAGGGTTGCTTACTGGAGTGGATGGAGACTTTTAGGACTTTCAAAAGATCAGTGGGAAGCAGTTCATGTTATATCTGGAATCGGCATAGTTATTCTTGCCGTATGGCACACAATTTTAAACTGGAAACCTCTTAAAAACTACCTGGTTAAAAGGGAAAGTCTCGTTTCTGCCATGGTGGTCGTTATCTGCACCGCTGCTACAATTGCCGGACTTCCACCATTTTCAACCATTATCAATATTGAGCAAGGGATAAAGAAAAGTTGGGAAAGACGTCTTCCTGCGGCACCTCTACCCCATGCTGAACTTATGACTTTGAAAGAGCTATGCCTGAAAGATGACATTCCGCTTCAGACTGTTCTTTCTGTACTTCATCAAAACGGAATTTCAGCTTCGCCAGACGAAACTTTAAAAGAGATAGCGGAAAATAACCATCTTACACCTGCAATGGTTTATAATCTTATAAAGAGGGCAGTTAGAAGGACATATACAACGGGAATGAGAGTGGGTTTTGGCAGGATGACGCTTAAAGAAGCCTGTTTAATGAATGGACTCACTGTGGATGAGTGTATGGAAAAGCTGCAGAAAAAAGGAATAGTGGCATTACCTGATGAGACGTTAAGATCTATAGCGGCTAAAAACGGTGTTTTACCGAGAGATATAGCTGCGATGATATCTCAGTAA